One stretch of Bradyrhizobium canariense DNA includes these proteins:
- a CDS encoding glycogen/starch/alpha-glucan phosphorylase has translation MPDQSFPGNFPVLGQPVDELALAEIKGAILAKLRLAIGKDAGMATRHDWYKAAALALRDRIVHHWLTAEKQSYDAGRKRVYYLSLEFLIGRLFTDALNNMGLLPLFETALGDLGVALSDLRKCEPDAALGNGGLGRLAACFMESMATLAIPAIGYGIRYDFGLFRQIIAQGWQQEYPDEWLGFGNPWEFQRPEVVYHVHFGGNIERITDANGRERVVWHPAETVQAVAYDTPIVGWRGQHVNALRLWSARAPDPLRLDVFNTGDYLGASAEQARAEAICKFLYPNDESPAGRELRLRQEYFFVSASLQDLVQRHLASDGQLRGLPSKVAVQLNDTHPSLAVTELMRILVDLHNFRWEEAWKITVATLSYTNHTLLPEALETWPVELFERLLPRHLDIIYRINVAHLALADARCPDDVDFRASVSLIDEKSGRRVRMGQLAFVGSHRVNGVSAMHSDLMKETVFHDLHYLYPDRITNKTNGITFRRWLMLANPRLTELLREACGEAVLDDPSQLSRLESRASDNAFQQQFRSVKHHNKIALARLIGERLNVRVDPAALFDVQIKRIHEYKRQLLNIIETVALYQAIRDEPQRDWVPRVKIFAGKAAASYRYAKLIIKLINDVAEVVNNDPVVAGRLKVAFLADYNVSLAEVIIPAADLSEQISTAGMEASGTGNMKLALNGALTIGTLDGANIEIRDHVGAENIAIFGMEAMDVVVRRKQGLDATDVIRRSPRLSRAINAIGSGEFSPDDPGRFESIAHALRYLDHYMVSADFDSYYEAQRGIDARWQVVPAWTRASILNVARMAWFSSDRTIREYAEDIWDVPVRGTSPAAAQEPAAQRGATR, from the coding sequence TTGCCAGATCAATCTTTCCCAGGAAATTTTCCGGTCCTCGGCCAGCCGGTCGATGAACTGGCGCTGGCCGAGATCAAGGGCGCGATCCTTGCCAAGCTAAGACTTGCGATCGGCAAGGACGCCGGCATGGCCACCCGGCACGACTGGTACAAGGCGGCGGCGCTGGCGCTGCGCGACCGCATCGTGCACCACTGGCTCACGGCCGAAAAGCAGAGCTACGACGCCGGCCGCAAACGGGTCTATTACCTCAGCCTGGAGTTTTTGATCGGCCGCCTGTTCACCGACGCGCTGAACAATATGGGCCTGTTGCCGTTATTCGAGACGGCGCTCGGCGATCTTGGCGTCGCACTCTCGGACTTGCGCAAATGCGAACCCGATGCGGCGCTCGGCAATGGCGGTCTGGGGCGGCTTGCGGCCTGCTTCATGGAAAGCATGGCGACCTTGGCCATTCCCGCCATTGGCTACGGCATCCGTTACGATTTCGGTCTGTTTCGCCAGATCATCGCGCAGGGCTGGCAGCAGGAATATCCCGATGAATGGCTGGGCTTCGGCAATCCCTGGGAATTCCAGCGACCCGAGGTGGTCTATCACGTGCATTTCGGCGGCAACATCGAACGCATCACCGACGCCAATGGCCGCGAACGCGTGGTCTGGCATCCTGCGGAAACCGTGCAAGCGGTTGCTTACGATACGCCGATCGTCGGGTGGCGCGGACAGCACGTCAACGCGTTGCGGCTGTGGTCGGCGCGCGCCCCGGATCCGCTCCGGCTCGATGTCTTCAACACCGGCGACTATCTCGGCGCCAGCGCCGAACAGGCGCGAGCCGAGGCGATCTGCAAATTCCTCTACCCGAATGACGAGAGCCCCGCAGGGCGCGAGCTGCGACTGCGCCAGGAATATTTCTTCGTCTCGGCGTCATTGCAGGATCTGGTGCAGCGCCATCTCGCGTCCGACGGGCAATTGCGCGGTCTGCCGTCAAAGGTCGCGGTGCAGCTCAACGATACCCATCCCAGCCTCGCCGTCACCGAGCTGATGCGCATCCTGGTCGATCTCCATAACTTCCGCTGGGAGGAAGCCTGGAAGATCACGGTCGCGACGCTGTCCTACACCAACCACACGCTGTTGCCGGAAGCGCTCGAGACCTGGCCGGTCGAGCTGTTCGAGCGCCTGCTGCCGCGTCACCTCGATATCATTTACCGCATCAACGTCGCGCACCTCGCGCTGGCGGATGCGCGGTGTCCCGACGATGTCGATTTCCGCGCCTCGGTATCCCTGATCGACGAAAAGTCCGGACGCAGGGTGCGGATGGGCCAGCTGGCATTCGTCGGATCGCATCGCGTCAACGGCGTCTCGGCGATGCATTCCGATCTGATGAAGGAGACCGTGTTCCACGATCTGCATTATCTTTATCCGGATCGCATCACCAACAAGACCAACGGCATCACTTTCCGCCGCTGGCTGATGCTGGCCAATCCGCGACTGACCGAGCTGTTGCGCGAGGCCTGCGGCGAAGCGGTGCTCGACGATCCCTCGCAACTTTCAAGGCTGGAGAGCCGCGCCAGCGACAACGCGTTCCAGCAGCAATTCCGCAGCGTCAAGCATCACAACAAGATCGCGCTGGCGCGGCTGATCGGCGAGCGCCTCAATGTCAGGGTCGATCCAGCCGCGTTGTTCGACGTCCAGATCAAGCGCATCCACGAATACAAGCGCCAGCTGCTCAACATCATCGAGACCGTGGCGCTGTACCAGGCGATCAGGGACGAACCGCAGCGGGACTGGGTGCCGCGGGTGAAGATCTTCGCCGGCAAGGCGGCGGCGAGCTATCGCTACGCCAAGCTGATCATCAAGCTGATCAACGACGTCGCCGAAGTCGTCAACAACGATCCCGTCGTCGCCGGACGCCTGAAGGTCGCTTTCCTCGCCGACTATAATGTCAGTCTTGCCGAGGTGATCATTCCGGCCGCCGACCTGTCCGAGCAGATTTCGACCGCCGGCATGGAAGCTTCCGGCACCGGCAACATGAAGCTCGCGCTGAACGGCGCGCTGACCATCGGCACGCTCGACGGCGCCAATATCGAAATCCGAGATCATGTCGGCGCCGAAAACATCGCGATCTTCGGCATGGAGGCGATGGACGTGGTGGTGCGGCGCAAGCAGGGGCTGGATGCGACCGACGTGATCCGGCGCTCGCCGCGGCTTTCGCGCGCCATCAACGCGATCGGCAGCGGCGAATTCTCGCCCGACGATCCCGGCCGCTTCGAATCGATCGCGCACGCGCTGCGCTATCTCGACCATTACATGGTCAGCGCGGATTTCGATTCCTATTATGAGGCGCAACGCGGCATCGACGCGCGCTGGCAAGTGGTGCCGGCCTGGACGCGGGCCTCTATCCTCAACGTCGCGCGGATGGCGTGGTTCTCCTCCGACCGCACCATTCGCGAATATGCCGAGGATATCTGGGATGTGCCGGTGCGCGGGACCTCGCCGGCGGCGGCGCAGGAACCGGCCGCGCAGCGCGGAGCGACGCGTTGA
- the pyrE gene encoding orotate phosphoribosyltransferase: protein MSKSASRARLAEIIRKRSFGRGEITLASGRKSDFYFNLKPTMLDPEGAALLAELTYETLKDDGLDYIGGLEMGAVPLAGAIAQLSWIKGHPIAAFFVRKKPKEHGARLAVEGLTKDESLKGKRVVIVEDVTTTGGSALKAVEAVREAGGEVALVLTMVDRDEGATEMFAEAGLPFRSLYKAGEFLKD from the coding sequence ACGCTCGTTCGGCCGCGGTGAAATCACGCTGGCTTCGGGGCGCAAGAGCGATTTCTATTTCAACCTCAAGCCGACCATGCTCGATCCCGAAGGCGCGGCGCTGCTGGCGGAATTGACCTATGAGACGCTGAAAGACGATGGCCTCGACTATATCGGCGGACTGGAAATGGGCGCGGTGCCGCTGGCCGGCGCCATCGCGCAGCTCTCCTGGATCAAGGGCCACCCGATCGCGGCGTTCTTCGTGCGCAAGAAGCCGAAGGAGCATGGCGCCCGGCTCGCGGTCGAGGGATTGACGAAAGACGAAAGCCTGAAGGGCAAGCGCGTCGTGATCGTCGAGGACGTCACCACGACGGGCGGCTCGGCGCTGAAAGCGGTCGAAGCCGTGCGCGAAGCCGGCGGCGAGGTCGCGCTGGTGCTGACCATGGTGGACCGCGACGAGGGTGCGACCGAGATGTTTGCCGAGGCCGGGCTGCCGTTCCGTTCGCTCTACAAGGCCGGGGAATTTTTGAAGGATTGA
- a CDS encoding DUF2865 domain-containing protein — translation MRRRVMLAAAVVLTGAIASAPRVASAEGLFDFLFGGLQKQQQRQTPPQASFFADPFGANQQPAPPPRPVASAGGSGPAFCVRSCDGRYFPLARGNATPVQLCQAFCPASPTKVFFGGNIDSASSTTGERYADSENAYVYRKTMRADCTCNGRDPAGLAPIDLTLDTSLRPGDVIATTDGLVAYSGVKVGDSQTAEFTPVASYPGLTADVRARLGEMKVAPVSAETVADETPAFDTGPDAMPVTSVPKSTLARGKRAEVD, via the coding sequence ATGCGGCGCCGCGTGATGTTGGCCGCCGCCGTCGTGCTCACCGGCGCCATCGCTTCCGCGCCGCGCGTCGCCTCCGCCGAAGGGCTGTTTGATTTCCTGTTCGGCGGGCTCCAGAAACAGCAGCAGCGTCAGACGCCGCCACAGGCGAGTTTCTTCGCCGATCCGTTCGGCGCCAACCAGCAGCCTGCCCCGCCGCCGCGCCCGGTCGCATCGGCCGGCGGCTCCGGACCTGCGTTTTGCGTGCGAAGCTGCGATGGCCGCTATTTCCCGCTGGCGCGCGGCAACGCGACGCCGGTGCAGTTGTGCCAGGCCTTTTGCCCGGCAAGCCCGACCAAGGTCTTCTTCGGCGGCAACATCGACAGCGCCTCGTCCACGACCGGCGAGCGCTATGCCGACAGTGAGAACGCTTACGTCTATCGCAAGACGATGCGCGCCGACTGCACCTGCAACGGCCGCGATCCCGCCGGCCTCGCTCCGATCGATCTCACGCTCGACACCTCGCTGCGCCCCGGCGACGTGATTGCGACCACCGACGGGCTGGTGGCGTATTCCGGCGTCAAGGTCGGCGACAGCCAAACCGCCGAATTCACGCCGGTCGCCTCATATCCGGGCTTGACCGCAGACGTGCGCGCGCGGCTTGGCGAGATGAAAGTGGCGCCAGTGAGCGCGGAAACCGTGGCGGATGAGACACCCGCCTTCGACACCGGCCCCGACGCAATGCCTGTGACCTCGGTGCCGAAATCGACGCTGGCGCGAGGCAAGCGCGCGGAAGTGGATTAA